The following coding sequences are from one Streptomyces sp. V3I7 window:
- a CDS encoding styrene monooxygenase/indole monooxygenase family protein, whose protein sequence is MRKITIVGAGQAGLQLGIGLVDRGYDVTIVSNRTGDQIREGRVMSSQAMFGTALAHERNLGLDFWGDACPAIAGLGVNIADGQGGRALSFGARLEATARSIDQRVKMPLWMGEFARRGGRLLIHEAGIEDLERYAAESDLVIVAAGKGEIAGLFQRDAERSPYDAPQRALALAYVTGMAPLPDRPGVSFNVIPGVGEYFTMPSLTTSGPCDIMFFEGIPGGPLDCFDGLTPDQLLAKFQELLRTYVPWEAERCTDIALTDAGGTLAGRFAPTVRKPVATLPSGAQVLGLADVVVLNDPITGQGSNNASKCAASYLATILDHGERPYDAAFMELAFGRFWDNAQSATTWTNAMLGAPPQHVLELFGAASVNSRIAARFVNGFDDPRDFFHWFMDPVAAKNYLTEVSA, encoded by the coding sequence ATGCGCAAGATCACCATCGTCGGAGCCGGTCAGGCCGGCCTCCAGCTCGGTATCGGTCTGGTCGACCGCGGTTACGACGTCACCATCGTGTCCAACCGCACCGGAGACCAGATCCGCGAGGGCCGGGTCATGTCCAGCCAGGCCATGTTCGGCACCGCGCTGGCCCACGAACGCAACCTCGGCCTCGACTTCTGGGGCGACGCCTGTCCGGCGATCGCCGGGCTCGGTGTGAACATCGCCGACGGACAGGGCGGCCGGGCGCTCTCCTTCGGCGCCCGCCTCGAGGCCACCGCCCGCTCCATCGACCAGCGTGTCAAAATGCCGCTCTGGATGGGTGAGTTCGCGCGCCGCGGCGGCCGTCTGCTCATCCACGAGGCCGGCATCGAGGACCTGGAGCGCTATGCCGCCGAGTCCGACCTGGTGATCGTCGCGGCCGGCAAGGGCGAGATCGCCGGGCTGTTCCAGCGGGACGCCGAGCGTTCGCCGTACGACGCTCCGCAGCGCGCGCTGGCCCTGGCGTACGTCACCGGCATGGCGCCGCTGCCCGACCGCCCCGGCGTCAGCTTCAACGTCATCCCCGGTGTGGGCGAGTACTTCACCATGCCCAGCCTCACCACCAGCGGCCCCTGCGACATCATGTTCTTCGAGGGCATCCCGGGTGGCCCGCTCGACTGCTTCGACGGGCTCACCCCCGACCAGCTGCTGGCGAAGTTCCAGGAGCTGCTGCGGACGTACGTCCCGTGGGAGGCCGAGCGCTGCACCGACATCGCGCTCACCGACGCAGGCGGCACCCTCGCGGGCCGCTTCGCGCCGACCGTCCGCAAGCCCGTCGCCACGCTGCCCTCCGGCGCACAGGTGCTCGGCCTCGCCGATGTCGTCGTCCTCAACGACCCGATCACCGGCCAGGGTTCGAACAACGCCTCGAAGTGCGCGGCCTCCTACCTCGCCACCATCCTGGACCACGGCGAGCGCCCGTACGACGCCGCGTTCATGGAGCTGGCCTTCGGCCGCTTCTGGGACAACGCGCAGTCCGCCACGACCTGGACCAACGCGATGCTCGGCGCCCCGCCGCAGCACGTCCTGGAGCTCTTCGGCGCGGCGAGCGTCAACTCCCGTATCGCCGCCCGCTTCGTCAACGGCTTCGACGACCCGCGCGACTTCTTCCACTGGTTCATGGACCCGGTCGCCGCGAAGAACTACCTGACCGAGGTCAGCGCCTGA
- a CDS encoding DEAD/DEAH box helicase, which yields MSGTAVVAARTGGARANREARERAPLHLPAVYLPAPLPRDGRIAFWDPDGDALPTGAGDELTVVRPHGAGVRRRTVPALTLPLDEALPLLVRARHDPAAHPATACWGAAALHALRLAARGRLLPGLTPSGHDAWRAGPLEPDDIAHLRAVAAALPAEGHAVPLEGPGPLRLPEPEALVRSFLDAVADTLPRTPAAPYASGRPFAARGAQALPDAHDWAAEVAAGMDAGVRISLRLDLSAYELFDGGDGAPRAGAAIVQVHSLADPTLVCDAAALWAGETGSAFGPRARVDAALAVRRAARVWAPLERLADQDVPDVLALSEEEVGDLLGVAATRLAAAGVAVHWPRDLAQDLTATAVVRTAPGSATDGTGFFESEELLQFRWQLALGGDPLSDTEMDELAEAHRPVVRLRDQWVLVDPALVRKARKRELGLLDPVDALSAALTGTAEVDGETVEAVPTGALATLRDRLTAGLRPADPPPGLNATLRDYQLRGLAWLDLMTSLGLGGCLADDMGLGKTITVIALHLKRARTEPTLVVCPASLLGNWQREITRFAPGVPVRRFHGPDRTLDGLEGGFVLTTYGTMRSTAAHLAEQPWGMVVADEAQHVKNPYSATAKALRTIPSPARVALTGTPVENNLSELWALLDWTTPGLLGPLKSFRARHARAVENGEDEEAVARLAALVRPFLLRRRKSDPGIVPELPPKTETDHPVPLTREQAALYEAVVRESMQTIETAEGIARRGLVLKLLGALKQICDHPALYLKEDGPTRHLSARSGKLALLDELLDTVLSEDGSALVFTQYVGMARLITAHLATRAVPVELLHGGTPVPEREQMVDRFQDGQTPVLVLSLKAAGTGLNLTRASHVVHFDRWWNPAVEEQATDRAYRIGQTQPVQVHRLVTEGTVEDRIAEMLAAKRALADAILGSGESALTELTDRELSDLVSLRRTP from the coding sequence ATGAGCGGTACGGCCGTGGTGGCCGCGCGCACGGGGGGAGCCCGGGCGAACCGGGAAGCGCGGGAACGGGCCCCGCTGCACCTGCCCGCCGTCTATCTGCCCGCACCCCTCCCGCGCGACGGCCGGATCGCCTTCTGGGACCCCGACGGCGACGCGCTGCCCACCGGCGCGGGCGACGAGCTGACCGTCGTACGACCGCACGGCGCGGGCGTACGACGACGGACCGTCCCCGCACTGACCCTGCCGCTCGACGAGGCCCTGCCGCTGCTCGTGCGCGCCCGGCACGACCCGGCCGCCCACCCGGCCACCGCCTGCTGGGGCGCCGCCGCCCTGCACGCACTGCGGCTCGCCGCCCGCGGCCGGCTGCTGCCCGGCCTCACCCCGAGCGGACACGACGCCTGGCGCGCCGGACCCCTGGAACCCGACGACATCGCCCACCTGCGCGCGGTGGCCGCCGCCCTGCCCGCCGAGGGCCACGCCGTGCCGCTGGAGGGCCCCGGCCCACTGCGGCTGCCCGAACCGGAAGCACTGGTGCGCTCCTTCCTGGACGCGGTCGCCGACACCCTGCCGCGCACCCCGGCCGCGCCGTACGCCTCCGGCCGCCCCTTCGCCGCGCGCGGGGCCCAGGCACTGCCCGACGCCCACGACTGGGCGGCGGAGGTCGCCGCGGGGATGGACGCGGGCGTGCGTATCTCGCTGCGCCTGGACCTCTCCGCGTACGAGCTCTTCGACGGCGGCGACGGCGCCCCGCGCGCGGGCGCCGCGATCGTCCAGGTGCACAGCCTCGCCGACCCCACTCTGGTGTGCGACGCGGCCGCCCTGTGGGCGGGGGAGACCGGCTCGGCGTTCGGGCCCCGCGCGCGCGTGGACGCCGCCCTCGCCGTACGCCGCGCCGCCCGCGTGTGGGCGCCGCTGGAGCGGCTGGCCGACCAGGACGTGCCCGACGTGCTGGCCCTGTCCGAGGAGGAAGTCGGCGACCTGCTCGGCGTGGCGGCCACCCGGCTCGCCGCGGCCGGGGTCGCCGTGCACTGGCCCCGGGACCTGGCGCAGGACCTCACCGCGACGGCCGTGGTCCGGACCGCGCCGGGCTCGGCGACCGACGGCACCGGCTTCTTCGAGAGCGAGGAACTGCTCCAGTTCCGCTGGCAGTTGGCGCTCGGCGGCGACCCGCTCAGCGACACCGAGATGGACGAGCTGGCCGAGGCCCACCGTCCCGTCGTCCGGCTGCGCGACCAGTGGGTCCTCGTCGACCCCGCGCTGGTCCGCAAGGCCCGCAAGCGCGAACTCGGTCTGCTCGACCCGGTCGACGCGCTGTCCGCCGCGCTCACCGGCACCGCCGAGGTGGACGGCGAGACCGTCGAGGCGGTGCCGACCGGTGCACTGGCCACCCTGCGCGACCGCCTCACCGCCGGCCTCAGGCCCGCCGATCCCCCGCCCGGCCTCAATGCCACCCTCCGCGACTACCAACTGCGCGGACTGGCCTGGCTCGACCTCATGACCTCCCTCGGCCTGGGCGGCTGCCTCGCCGACGACATGGGCCTCGGCAAGACGATCACCGTCATCGCCCTGCACCTGAAGCGGGCGCGCACCGAGCCGACCCTGGTGGTCTGCCCCGCCTCCCTGCTCGGCAACTGGCAGCGGGAGATCACCCGGTTCGCCCCCGGCGTGCCCGTGCGCCGCTTCCACGGCCCGGACCGCACCCTGGACGGCCTGGAGGGCGGCTTCGTCCTCACCACGTACGGCACCATGCGCTCGACGGCGGCGCACCTCGCCGAGCAGCCCTGGGGCATGGTCGTCGCCGACGAGGCGCAGCACGTCAAGAACCCGTACTCGGCGACCGCCAAGGCGCTGCGCACGATCCCGTCCCCCGCGCGCGTGGCCCTCACCGGCACCCCGGTCGAGAACAACCTCTCCGAACTGTGGGCCCTGCTCGACTGGACCACCCCCGGACTCCTCGGCCCCCTGAAGTCCTTCCGCGCCCGGCACGCGCGCGCGGTGGAGAACGGAGAGGACGAGGAGGCGGTGGCCCGACTGGCCGCCCTGGTACGCCCGTTCCTCCTGCGCCGCCGGAAGTCAGACCCCGGCATCGTCCCCGAGCTGCCCCCGAAGACCGAGACGGACCACCCGGTCCCGCTCACCCGCGAACAGGCCGCCCTGTACGAGGCGGTGGTCCGCGAGTCGATGCAGACCATCGAGACAGCGGAGGGCATCGCCCGCCGCGGCCTGGTGCTCAAGCTGCTCGGCGCGCTCAAGCAGATCTGCGACCACCCCGCGCTGTACCTGAAGGAGGACGGCCCCACCCGCCACCTCTCCGCCCGCTCCGGAAAACTCGCCCTCCTCGACGAGCTGCTGGACACCGTCCTGTCCGAGGACGGCTCCGCCCTCGTCTTCACGCAGTACGTCGGCATGGCCCGCCTCATCACCGCCCACCTGGCCACCCGCGCGGTCCCCGTGGAACTGCTGCACGGCGGCACGCCGGTCCCGGAGCGCGAGCAGATGGTGGACCGCTTCCAGGACGGGCAGACCCCGGTCCTGGTCCTGTCCCTGAAGGCCGCCGGCACGGGCCTGAACCTCACGCGAGCGAGCCACGTCGTCCACTTCGACCGCTGGTGGAACCCGGCCGTCGAGGAACAGGCCACCGACCGCGCCTACCGGATCGGCCAGACCCAGCCCGTCCAGGTCCACCGCCTGGTCACCGAGGGCACCGTAGAGGACCGCATCGCCGAGATGCTGGCCGCCAAGCGCGCCCTGGCCGACGCCATCCTCGGCTCCGGCGAGTCGGCCCTCACCGAACTGACGGACCGCGAGCTGTCCGACCTGGTCTCGCTGCGGAGGACACCATGA
- a CDS encoding SWIM zinc finger family protein, translating to MTAAENRPGAAARAALRAARQRAEGTGEQTEGTTQSAGDAPEAPSEDTEKGAPAAPQVPSTEESRPGDVARAALRLAVAEGGRAEADSVDLCGGSAGDADGEVVVPARPAVSETGEQAPRGVAHGRPETPAADEPRPGHVARAALRPAVAEGGAAGAETLAAGEPRPGDVARAALRQAVSGRRRGGDDAEDAESVVTGEEAAASDERAVPPPHTAPAADSGTRPGDAAREALRAARKEASRVAAEAPRLRRSAGPRQQQTAPPSGAGTTASGVDKGQVARDIRTFLATAFRMPPMTDAPEGEQPEADAPATPPTPAAATVPAPTMAAPTMATPHRDGELRRTFPAFPPRGSAGEGFAESWWGNAWVAALEEGALDVKRLARGRGYAERGHVDAITVTPGLVLAYVQGSRPRPYRVQVRLRTFGEADWERFLGAAAGRPGDIAALLDKELPQSLADCGAPLLPGPGELEPRCSCPDSGHPCKHAAALCYQTARLLDADPFVLFLLRGRGERDLLDALSRRNAAAAARAARESRSAALPGVRASEALAARERPPLLPGPLPVPAHPEQPPVYPAVPGGPDAFALDQLATDAAARAHALLGTGRDPVGGLTLWQDAVRLAAARPGSGLTAATRALYSSLATATDRTPAELARAVAAWRQGGAEGLAVLEEPWDPPAGRFDRARPLLLAADLPAFRPWHNHLTHPRGHLQLRFGRDGLWYAYESEPGHDDWWPRGTPDWDPVGALTGLGIADDT from the coding sequence ATGACCGCCGCGGAAAACCGCCCGGGAGCCGCCGCCCGAGCAGCCCTGCGCGCAGCTCGACAGCGGGCGGAGGGAACCGGGGAGCAGACCGAGGGCACGACTCAGAGCGCGGGGGATGCGCCGGAGGCACCGTCCGAGGACACGGAGAAGGGCGCTCCCGCAGCGCCCCAGGTACCGTCGACCGAGGAGTCGCGGCCCGGCGACGTGGCGCGGGCGGCGTTGCGGCTGGCCGTGGCCGAGGGAGGTCGTGCCGAGGCGGACTCGGTTGACCTGTGCGGCGGTTCGGCGGGTGATGCGGACGGCGAGGTGGTCGTACCTGCGCGGCCGGCTGTGAGCGAGACCGGTGAGCAGGCGCCCCGGGGCGTGGCCCATGGCCGGCCGGAGACGCCTGCGGCTGACGAGCCGAGGCCTGGGCACGTGGCTCGGGCGGCGCTTCGGCCGGCCGTGGCCGAGGGAGGCGCTGCCGGGGCCGAGACGCTTGCTGCCGGTGAGCCCAGGCCTGGCGACGTTGCCCGCGCGGCGTTGCGGCAGGCCGTGTCCGGGCGGCGGCGTGGTGGGGACGACGCCGAGGACGCCGAGTCGGTCGTGACGGGGGAGGAAGCAGCCGCTTCCGATGAACGAGCCGTACCGCCGCCGCACACCGCCCCTGCCGCCGACTCCGGTACCCGCCCAGGTGACGCCGCCCGCGAGGCGCTGCGAGCCGCGCGCAAGGAGGCGTCGAGGGTTGCGGCGGAGGCTCCTCGGCTACGACGGTCTGCCGGGCCCCGGCAGCAGCAGACCGCGCCGCCGAGCGGCGCCGGTACGACGGCCAGTGGCGTCGACAAGGGCCAAGTCGCTCGTGACATACGGACGTTCCTCGCCACCGCCTTCCGGATGCCGCCGATGACGGACGCCCCGGAGGGGGAGCAGCCGGAGGCCGACGCTCCGGCGACGCCCCCCACACCCGCCGCCGCAACCGTCCCCGCCCCCACCATGGCCGCCCCCACCATGGCCACTCCTCACCGCGACGGCGAACTCCGCCGTACCTTCCCGGCCTTCCCGCCCCGCGGCTCTGCGGGCGAGGGCTTCGCCGAGAGCTGGTGGGGGAACGCCTGGGTGGCCGCGCTGGAGGAGGGTGCGCTGGACGTCAAGCGGCTGGCGCGCGGGCGCGGGTACGCGGAGCGGGGGCACGTGGACGCGATCACCGTGACGCCGGGGCTCGTCCTGGCGTACGTCCAGGGCAGCCGTCCGCGCCCGTACCGCGTGCAGGTGCGGCTGCGTACGTTCGGCGAGGCGGACTGGGAGCGCTTCCTGGGCGCGGCCGCCGGACGGCCCGGCGACATCGCCGCGCTGCTCGACAAGGAGCTGCCGCAGTCCCTGGCCGACTGCGGCGCACCCCTGCTGCCCGGCCCCGGCGAGCTGGAACCCCGGTGCAGTTGCCCCGACTCCGGGCACCCCTGCAAGCACGCCGCCGCCCTCTGCTACCAGACGGCACGGCTGCTCGACGCCGACCCCTTCGTGCTGTTCCTGCTGCGCGGCCGGGGCGAACGCGACCTGCTCGACGCGCTGTCCCGCCGCAACGCCGCCGCGGCCGCCCGCGCCGCGCGGGAGAGCCGGTCGGCCGCCCTGCCCGGCGTACGGGCGTCCGAGGCGCTCGCCGCGCGTGAACGACCGCCGCTGCTGCCCGGGCCGTTGCCAGTTCCCGCGCATCCGGAGCAGCCCCCGGTCTATCCGGCCGTGCCCGGCGGCCCGGACGCCTTCGCCCTGGACCAGCTGGCGACGGACGCGGCCGCCCGCGCCCACGCCCTGCTGGGCACCGGACGCGACCCGGTCGGCGGACTCACCCTGTGGCAGGACGCGGTACGCCTCGCCGCCGCCCGCCCCGGCTCCGGCCTGACCGCCGCCACCCGCGCGCTGTACTCCTCGCTGGCCACCGCCACCGACCGCACCCCGGCCGAGCTGGCGCGCGCGGTCGCCGCCTGGCGGCAGGGCGGCGCCGAGGGGCTCGCCGTCCTGGAGGAACCCTGGGACCCGCCCGCCGGCCGCTTCGACCGCGCCCGCCCGCTCCTCCTCGCCGCCGACCTGCCCGCGTTCCGCCCCTGGCACAACCACCTCACCCACCCCCGCGGCCATCTCCAACTCCGCTTCGGCCGCGACGGGTTGTGGTACGCGTACGAATCGGAGCCGGGCCACGACGACTGGTGGCCCCGCGGCACACCGGACTGGGACCCGGTGGGCGCGCTGACGGGTCTGGGCATAGCGGACGACACATGA
- a CDS encoding sugar kinase gives MTTTLPRQATAPDEPTRPPESRGHMIRRRALTLLTIVLLIGVPAGYLVISANQSRASGRDKEAKYSATGLTAGWPSRVQRRLYQVNVPIPADPIAYYETNNWKTSRLYVQFRTNPAGLDTFLEATGVDRDDLKKGELSIGARDREVTGWDFRGLGPWYGFVRKRKNPAPTLDVVVNLSDPKSPTVYVVSRTIP, from the coding sequence ATGACCACCACCCTGCCCCGCCAGGCCACCGCCCCGGACGAACCGACCCGGCCCCCGGAGAGCCGCGGCCACATGATCCGCCGCAGGGCCCTCACCCTGCTGACCATCGTGCTGCTCATCGGCGTCCCGGCCGGCTACCTGGTGATCTCCGCCAACCAGAGCCGCGCCAGCGGCAGGGACAAGGAGGCGAAGTACTCGGCGACCGGCCTCACCGCGGGCTGGCCGTCCAGGGTCCAGCGCCGCCTGTACCAGGTGAACGTGCCCATCCCGGCCGATCCCATCGCCTACTACGAGACGAACAACTGGAAGACCAGCCGTCTCTACGTCCAGTTCCGCACCAACCCCGCCGGACTGGACACGTTCCTCGAGGCGACGGGCGTCGACCGGGACGACCTGAAGAAGGGCGAGCTGAGCATCGGCGCCCGCGACCGCGAGGTCACCGGCTGGGACTTCCGCGGCCTCGGCCCCTGGTACGGCTTCGTGCGCAAGCGGAAGAACCCGGCGCCCACCCTGGACGTGGTCGTGAACCTGTCCGACCCGAAGTCCCCGACCGTGTACGTCGTCTCCCGCACGATCCCCTGA
- a CDS encoding styrene monooxygenase/indole monooxygenase family protein, whose amino-acid sequence MRRIAVIGAGQAGAQLALGLQAHGYDVTLVTDRGPDEIRRGPVMSSQCMFDTALQSERELGLHHWEERAPEISGIAFSLIGPHGTPDVSWRAPLEGPAHSVDQRVKCAAWIEQFAAGGHGEIVLHEAGVEDLEWYARTHDLVVVSTGKGELSRLFPRDSELSPYDRPRRALALTYVTGTAPREGEAAVHYRMVPGVGEYFTFPALTTTGPCDIMVFEGVPGGPMDCWDDIRTPEGHLTRSLEILHRFFPDEYDRCRHAQLTDQGGVLRGRLTPTVRHPVARLASGRHVLGMADAVVLNDPITGQGSNNAAQAATHYLESILRHGTAEFTPQWMQRTFDSFWRGWAQWAVGWTNSLLTDLSPHHRDILTAAAEIPSVAGALAAGFDDPRTLYRWWFEEAEAHRFLAEKRAQHAVRFDGRELRRALGQYATGVTVVTARAPDGRNVGMTANSFTSVSLDPPLVLWCPGKNSPSLPDFTDASHFAVHVLAADQHHLSRQFATPADDKFRGTPITPGIAGTPLLDGAVARFQCRTVQRLDAGDHIIFLGEVEEYEADGGAPLVFHSGYYHVATKHPDL is encoded by the coding sequence ATGAGAAGGATCGCGGTGATCGGCGCCGGGCAGGCGGGTGCTCAACTCGCCCTGGGACTCCAGGCGCACGGCTATGACGTCACCCTGGTCACCGACCGCGGCCCCGACGAGATACGTCGCGGCCCGGTCATGTCCAGCCAGTGCATGTTCGACACCGCGCTGCAGAGCGAGCGCGAACTCGGGCTGCACCACTGGGAGGAGCGGGCCCCGGAAATCTCCGGCATCGCGTTCTCTCTCATCGGTCCGCACGGCACTCCGGACGTCTCCTGGCGCGCGCCGCTGGAAGGGCCCGCCCACTCCGTCGACCAGCGGGTCAAGTGTGCTGCCTGGATAGAGCAGTTCGCGGCCGGTGGCCACGGCGAGATCGTGCTGCACGAGGCGGGCGTCGAGGACCTCGAGTGGTACGCCCGTACGCACGATCTCGTCGTGGTCTCCACGGGCAAGGGCGAGCTGAGCCGGCTCTTCCCGCGCGACTCCGAGCTCTCCCCGTACGACCGGCCGCGCCGTGCGCTGGCTCTGACGTACGTCACGGGTACGGCACCGCGGGAGGGGGAGGCCGCCGTCCACTACCGCATGGTCCCCGGCGTCGGCGAGTACTTCACCTTCCCCGCCCTCACCACAACCGGGCCCTGCGACATCATGGTCTTCGAGGGCGTTCCCGGCGGTCCGATGGACTGCTGGGACGACATCCGTACGCCGGAAGGCCACCTCACCCGCTCACTGGAAATCCTCCACCGGTTCTTCCCCGACGAGTACGACCGCTGCCGGCACGCCCAACTCACCGACCAGGGTGGCGTTCTGCGCGGCAGGCTCACGCCGACCGTCCGGCACCCCGTCGCGCGCCTGGCCTCCGGCCGGCACGTCCTGGGCATGGCCGACGCCGTCGTCCTCAACGACCCCATCACCGGCCAGGGTTCGAACAACGCGGCCCAGGCCGCGACCCACTACCTCGAAAGCATCCTCCGGCACGGCACCGCCGAGTTCACACCGCAGTGGATGCAGCGCACCTTCGACAGCTTCTGGCGCGGCTGGGCTCAATGGGCCGTCGGCTGGACCAACTCCCTCCTCACCGACCTGAGTCCCCACCACCGCGACATCCTGACGGCGGCGGCCGAGATCCCCTCGGTCGCCGGCGCCCTCGCCGCCGGATTCGACGACCCCCGCACCCTCTACCGCTGGTGGTTCGAGGAGGCCGAGGCACACCGCTTCCTCGCCGAGAAGCGCGCCCAGCACGCCGTCCGCTTCGACGGCCGCGAACTGCGCCGAGCGCTGGGCCAGTACGCCACCGGCGTGACCGTGGTGACGGCCCGCGCCCCCGACGGCCGCAACGTCGGTATGACCGCCAACTCCTTCACCTCCGTCTCCTTGGATCCGCCCCTCGTCCTGTGGTGCCCCGGCAAGAACAGCCCGAGCCTCCCGGACTTCACCGACGCCTCGCACTTCGCCGTCCACGTACTGGCCGCCGACCAGCACCACCTCTCCCGCCAGTTCGCCACCCCGGCCGACGACAAGTTCCGCGGTACGCCCATCACTCCCGGTATCGCCGGCACCCCTCTCCTGGACGGTGCGGTCGCCCGCTTCCAGTGCCGCACCGTCCAGCGCCTCGACGCCGGCGACCACATCATCTTCCTCGGTGAGGTCGAGGAGTACGAGGCCGACGGCGGGGCCCCTCTGGTGTTCCACTCGGGGTACTACCACGTGGCGACGAAGCATCCGGATCTCTGA
- a CDS encoding ROK family glucokinase — protein MSTYGNFSAPIGSRRATALRTVGTRERRSHLTAPRVPTVGIDIGGTKVMAGVVDADGNILEKVRAETPDKSKSPQVVEDTIVELVLDLSDRHDVHAVGIGAAGWVDADRNRVLFAPHLSWRNEPLRDRISARLSVPVLVDNDANTAAWAEWRFGAGRGEDHLVMITLGTGIGGAILEDGQVKRGKFGVAGEFGHMQVVPGGHRCPCGNRGCWEQYSSGNALVREAKELAAADSPVAYGIIEHVKGNIGDISGPMITELAREGDAMCIELLQDIGQWLGVGIANLAAALDPSCFVIGGGVSAADDLLIGPARDAFKRHLTGRGYRPEARITRAQLGPEAGMVGAADLARLVARRFRRAKRRRVERYERYERYAESRRTQDTA, from the coding sequence CCGGGAACGCCGCTCCCACCTGACGGCGCCCCGCGTACCCACGGTGGGCATCGACATCGGCGGCACCAAGGTCATGGCCGGTGTCGTCGACGCCGACGGCAACATCCTGGAGAAGGTCCGCGCGGAGACCCCGGACAAGTCGAAGAGCCCCCAGGTCGTCGAGGACACCATCGTCGAGCTGGTCCTGGACCTGTCCGACCGGCACGACGTGCACGCGGTCGGCATCGGCGCGGCCGGCTGGGTCGACGCCGACCGCAACCGCGTGCTGTTCGCGCCCCACCTGTCGTGGCGCAACGAGCCGCTGCGCGACCGCATCTCCGCCCGCCTGTCGGTGCCGGTGCTCGTCGACAACGACGCCAACACCGCAGCCTGGGCCGAGTGGCGCTTCGGCGCCGGCCGCGGCGAGGATCACCTCGTCATGATCACGCTCGGCACCGGCATCGGCGGCGCGATCCTGGAGGACGGCCAGGTCAAGCGCGGCAAGTTCGGCGTCGCGGGCGAGTTCGGCCATATGCAGGTCGTGCCCGGCGGCCACCGCTGCCCGTGCGGCAACCGCGGCTGCTGGGAGCAGTACAGCTCCGGCAACGCGCTCGTCCGCGAGGCCAAGGAGCTGGCCGCCGCCGACTCCCCGGTGGCGTACGGGATCATCGAGCACGTCAAGGGCAACATCGGCGACATCAGCGGCCCGATGATCACCGAGCTGGCCCGCGAGGGCGACGCGATGTGCATCGAGCTGCTCCAGGACATCGGCCAGTGGCTCGGCGTCGGCATCGCCAACCTGGCGGCCGCGCTCGACCCCTCCTGCTTCGTGATCGGCGGCGGCGTCTCGGCCGCCGACGACCTGCTCATCGGCCCCGCGCGCGACGCCTTCAAGCGCCACCTCACCGGCCGCGGCTACCGCCCCGAGGCCCGCATCACCCGCGCCCAGCTCGGCCCCGAGGCCGGTATGGTCGGCGCCGCCGACCTCGCCCGCCTGGTCGCCCGCCGCTTCCGGCGCGCCAAGCGGCGCCGGGTCGAGCGGTACGAACGCTACGAGCGGTACGCCGAGTCCCGCCGCACCCAGGACACCGCATGA
- a CDS encoding AraC family transcriptional regulator, which translates to MSAEELPLANHERFHTADIWEARAEVGRAFCPHELRITQRSATLDARLHGAPFDQTGLYYLDYGTEVRITPGDLESFFLVQIPLAGYAEITCGREEIISSPELASVPSPTGKLDMRWSGGNPQLIVWFDRSSLESHLGSLLGRTVRRPIFFSLGMDLTTPGALSWLNIVDLMRREAEGSGGMTSQPIVTKQLESLLMTQLLMAQPHNYTPALLGEQPRVAPPTVRRAMEIIEGHAAEPLTVAEIAECVGVGVRALQEGFRRHLDTTPLAYLREVRLDRVRKELLASDPGATTVTAVASRWGFFHPGRFSLAYRHQFGESPSQTLRS; encoded by the coding sequence ATGTCCGCTGAAGAGCTCCCCCTCGCAAACCACGAGCGGTTCCACACAGCGGACATCTGGGAGGCGCGGGCCGAGGTCGGCCGCGCCTTCTGTCCGCATGAGCTGCGCATCACGCAGCGCTCGGCGACGCTCGACGCCCGACTGCACGGCGCACCCTTCGACCAGACGGGCCTGTACTACCTCGATTACGGAACGGAAGTCCGGATCACGCCGGGCGACCTGGAGAGCTTCTTCCTGGTCCAGATCCCGCTCGCCGGTTACGCCGAAATCACCTGCGGCCGCGAGGAGATCATCTCCTCCCCCGAACTCGCTTCCGTCCCCTCTCCGACCGGAAAGCTGGACATGCGCTGGAGCGGGGGCAATCCGCAGCTGATCGTGTGGTTCGACCGGTCGTCCCTGGAATCGCACCTGGGAAGTCTGCTCGGCCGCACCGTGCGCCGCCCGATCTTCTTCTCGCTCGGCATGGATCTCACCACACCGGGCGCGCTCTCCTGGCTCAACATCGTCGATCTCATGCGCCGGGAGGCGGAGGGGTCCGGCGGCATGACAAGCCAGCCCATCGTGACGAAACAGCTTGAATCACTCCTCATGACGCAGCTGTTGATGGCCCAGCCCCACAACTACACGCCGGCGCTGCTCGGCGAGCAGCCGCGCGTCGCACCGCCCACGGTCCGCCGCGCCATGGAGATCATCGAGGGGCACGCCGCCGAGCCGCTCACGGTCGCCGAGATCGCGGAATGCGTCGGCGTCGGCGTACGGGCCCTCCAGGAAGGCTTCCGCCGGCACCTCGACACGACACCGCTCGCGTACCTGCGCGAGGTCCGCCTGGACCGCGTACGCAAGGAACTCCTGGCCTCCGACCCGGGTGCCACCACTGTCACCGCCGTCGCCTCCCGCTGGGGCTTCTTCCACCCAGGCCGCTTCTCCCTCGCGTACCGCCACCAGTTCGGGGAGTCGCCTTCGCAGACGTTGCGGTCATGA